One part of the Sebastes fasciatus isolate fSebFas1 chromosome 8, fSebFas1.pri, whole genome shotgun sequence genome encodes these proteins:
- the rps21 gene encoding small ribosomal subunit protein eS21, whose translation MQNDAGEFVDLYVPRKCSASNRIIGAKDHASVQINIAEVDKVTGRFNGQFKTYAICGAIRRMGESDDSILRLAKNDTLVAK comes from the exons ATGCAGAACGACGCTGGTGAATTTGTGGACCTTTACGTCCCACGTAAATG ctcTGCTAGCAACAGAATCATTGGAGCGAAGGACCACGCCTCCGTCCAGATCAACATTGCTGAG GTGGACAAGGTGACCGGTCGCTTCAATGGTCAGTTCAAGACCTACGCCATCTGTGGCGCCATCCGCAGGATG GGCGAGTCTGATGACTCCATCCTGAGGCTGGCAAAGAATGACACCCTTGTCGCAAAGTAA